The following proteins are co-located in the Neodiprion virginianus isolate iyNeoVirg1 chromosome 6, iyNeoVirg1.1, whole genome shotgun sequence genome:
- the LOC124307271 gene encoding uncharacterized protein LOC124307271, translating into MNCDIQILYLVNFDLQDKRTVFPALQVIYLMNCDFQVLYLVNFDVQDKRSVVPALQVLYLVNFDLQDKRTVFPALQVIYLMNCDFQVLYLVNFDVQDKRSVVPALQVLYLVNFDLQDKRTVVPALQVLYLVNFDLQDQRSVVPAFQVLYLVNFDFQDESSVVPAQCSEQLYREVSH; encoded by the exons ATGAATTGCGACATCCAGATCCTTTACCTGGTGAATTTCGACCTCCAGGATAAGCGCACCGTAtttcctgcgctccaggtaaTTTACCTGATGAATTGTGACTTCCAGGTCCTCTACCTGGTGAATTTCGACgtccaggataagcgctccgtagttcctgcgctccaggtcctcTACCTGGTGAATTTCGACCTCCAGGATAAGCGCACCGTAtttcctgcgctccaggtaaTTTACCTGATGAATTGTGACTTCCAGGTCCTCTACCTGGTGAATTTCGACgtccaggataagcgctccgtagttcctgcgctccaggtcctcTACCTGGTGAATTTCGACCTCCAGGATAAGCGCAccgtagttcctgcgctccag GTCCTCTATCTGGTGAATTTCGACCTCCAGGAccagcgctccgtagttcctgcgtTTCAGGTCCTTTACCTGGTGAATTTCGACTTCCAGGACGAGTCCTCCGTAGTTCCTGCTCAGTGCAGTGAGCAGTTATATCGTGAGGTATCTCATTAA